Proteins co-encoded in one Arachis hypogaea cultivar Tifrunner chromosome 13, arahy.Tifrunner.gnm2.J5K5, whole genome shotgun sequence genomic window:
- the LOC112792432 gene encoding uncharacterized protein isoform X2 — translation MLQIELVWEYISTLSLLGMESLSMQMYKYGVVRMFDLINDVLQWDKFYLCGRLQKPVHIVVDNLDINSCNAVNLRAALSTALLLLPSEFSEADLYAKVCSLSYMGDLRMLFAEDKNKVKKIVAGQFDLFHSMYQPFLEECEAKKLLRLSSTANHQIVVSQDHDLSVVHSLVSALPRPIRSSINMKQEKKLSGTGKIVNDIAISSREQAANCLERILRRKVMVSSARQAISGLLAVGGVNATKYLAKKVNKAWKSWR, via the exons ATGTTGCAGATAGAGTTGGTGTGGGAGTACATTTCAACCCTTTCGTTACTTGGAATGGAAAG TTTATCTATGCAGATGTACAAGTATGGAGTTGTTCGAATGTTTGACCTAATTAATGATGTACTGCAATGGGATAAATTCTACTTGTGTGGCCGTTTACAGAAACCA GTTCATATTGTTGTTGATAATTTGGATATCAACAGCTGCAATGCTGTTAACTTGAGAGCTGCATTATCAACTGCCCTTCTCCTTCTTCCATCAGAGTTCTCTGAG GCAGATCTATATGCCAAAGTGTGTAGCCTTTCATATATGGGTGACCTACGAATGTTATTTGCCGAGGATAAAAACAAG GTGAAGAAGATTGTAGCTGGTCAATTTGATCTATTCCACTCTATGTATCAGCCATTTCTTGAAGAATGTGAAGCTAAGAAGTTATTGAGACTTTCATCCACTGCCAATCACCAAATAGTTGTCTCTCAG GACCATGACTTATCAGTTGTTCACTCTTTAGTTTCTGCACTTCCTCGACCAATCAGAAGTAGTATTAATATGAAGCAAGAGAAGAAATTGAGTGGAACAG GAAAAATCGTAAATGACATTGCTATCAGCTCAAGAGAACAGGCTGCGAATTGCCTGGAGAGAATTCTTAGGCGAAAAGTTATGGTTTCAAGTGCAAGACAGGCAATTTCCGGCTTGCTGGCTGTTGGAGGGGTAAATGCTACCAAGTACCTTGCTAAGAAAGTTAATAAAGCATGGAAGTCATGGAGATGA
- the LOC112792431 gene encoding transcription factor bHLH89 — MSCGDRPNMHEQPGCFDPNTMAEGVSTPKLKDTFPQTLSDPSSSPSPLIVVGNTTNSNNNLEENIRLSMEELSYHHQQEDVSNYVNGVTATTIDIPHPQHLGLNMGNSYNNNINMDSHLVQHEIDILPYQQPTWDPNVQEMQDMGYTNHSEHQPHDQQFQQTEAQNCSQSYNPSSILDPPYPSQDLLNLLHLPRCSTSSLLANPAICIANKTQNFQNPMGFLGDLPIGSDNTSASSVLYDPLLHLNLPPQPPALRELFQSLPRGYSLPTNSRSGSLFGGGDEIEGDGSQLDMGVLDFNRVTASVGKGREGKGTKHFATEKQRREQLNGKYKILRSLIPSPTKMDRASVVGDAIEYIRELLRTVNELKLLVEKKRYGRERCKRQKAEDDAAESCNIKPFSDPDGCIRTSWLQRKSKDSEVDVRIVDDDVTIKLFQRKKINCLLSVAKVLDELQLELHHVAGGHVGEYCSFLFNSKIIEGSSVYASAIANRVIDVMDTQYAAAVPHTSSY, encoded by the exons ATGAGTTGTGGAGACAGGCCAAATATGCATGAGCAACCTGGTTGCTTTGATCCCAACACAATGGCAGAAGGTGTCAGTACTCCAAAACTAAAAGATACCTTTCCTCAAACTCTCTCAGacccatcatcatcaccatcaccacTTATTGTTGTAGGCAACACTACAAACAGCAACAATAACCTTGAAGAGAATATCAGACTTTCTATGGAGGAGTTATCCTATCACCACCAGCAAGAAGATGTCTCCAACTATGTAAATGGAGTCACTGCCACAACCATAGATATCCCACATCCACAGCATCTTGGTTTGAATATGGGTAACTCCTACAACAACAATATCAACATGGATTCCCATTTGGTTCAGCATGAAATTGATATCCTTCCCTATCAGCAACCCACTTGGGATCCCAATGTTCAGGAAATGCAAGATATGGGTTATACTAATCACTCAGAACACCAACCACATGATCAGCAATTTCAGCAAACTGAGGCACAGAACTGCAGCCAAAGTTACAATCCCTCCTCCATTTTGGACCCGCCTTACCCTTCACAAGATCTCCTAAACCTTCTTCACTTGCCAAGATGTTCAACTTCGTCTTTGCTTGCCAACCCTGCTATCTGCATCGCAAACAAGACACAGAATTTTCAGAATCCGATGGGATTTCTTGGGGACCTTCCAATAGGATCAGACAACACAAGTGCATCCTCAGTATTGTATGATCCTCTACTCCATTTGAACCTGCCTCCACAGCCTCCAGCCCTCAGAGAGCTGTTTCAGTCTCTTCCCCGTGGCTACAGCTTGCCAACGAACTCAAGAAGTGGTTCTCTTTTCGGTGGAGGGGATGAGATTGAAGGAGATGGAAGCCAACTTGACATGGGAGTGCTCGACTTCAACAGGGTCACAGCTTCAGTGGGCAAAGGAAGGGAAGGAAAAGGCACCAAACACTTTGCAACTGAGAAACAAAGAAGAGAGCAACTGAATGGCAAATACAAAATCCTGAGGAGTCTTATCCCAAGCCCCACAAAG ATGGATAGAGCCTCTGTGGTGGGTGATGCCATTGAATATATAAGGGAGCTTCTCAGAACGGTCAATGAGCTCAAATTATTGgtggagaagaaaagatatgGAAGGGAGAGATGCAAAAGGCAGAAAGCGGAAGATGATGCTGCAGAGAGCTGCAATATAAAGCCTTTCAGTGATCCAGATGGATGCATAAGGACCTCATGGCTTCAAAGGAAATCAAAAGATAGCGAGGTTGATGTGCGAATTGTTGATGATGATGTTACAATCAAACTCTTCCAGAGGAAGAAGATTAACTGTCTGCTTTCAGTCGCCAAGGTTCTGGATGAACTTCAGTTGGAACTTCACCATGTTGCAGGTGGACATGTTGGCGAATATTGCAGTTTCTTGTTCAATAGCAAG ATAATAGAAGGTTCTTCAGTCTATGCCAGTGCTATAGCCAACAGGGTGATCGATGTTATGGACACTCAGTATGCAGCAGCAGTTCCACATACAAGTAGCTATTAG